Proteins encoded together in one Cellulomonas gilvus ATCC 13127 window:
- the hemW gene encoding radical SAM family heme chaperone HemW, producing MSPALPDGDAAPSDGALPPSVAAGAQDRAFGVYLHVPFCTVRCGYCDFNTYTAVELGGGASQSSYAATAVREIALGARVLTGAGLPARPVSTVFVGGGTPTVLPADDLVAMLRAVDDAWGLADGAEVTTEANPDSVTPASLAALAAGGFTRVSFGMQSAVPHVLATLERTHDPARIPDVVRWARDAGLAVSLDLIYGTPGESLADWRTSLEAALATGVDHVSAYALVVEEGTRMAAQVRRGELVLPDADDQAAKYELADDLLTGAGLGWYEVSNWARTPAHACRHNLAYWRGDDWWGVGPGAHSHVGGVRWWNVKHPRAYDARLAAGLSPAAGREVVDAEGAALERLMLGVRLAQGMPLESLTSAERRRVAGLVADELVDGRALLAERRLLLTRRGRLLADLVVRELAGFGS from the coding sequence ATGAGCCCCGCCCTGCCCGACGGCGACGCCGCACCGAGCGACGGCGCGCTGCCGCCGTCGGTCGCCGCGGGCGCGCAGGACCGCGCGTTCGGCGTCTACCTGCACGTGCCGTTCTGCACGGTGCGGTGCGGGTACTGCGACTTCAACACGTACACGGCCGTCGAGCTCGGGGGCGGTGCGAGCCAGTCGTCGTACGCCGCGACCGCGGTGCGCGAGATCGCGCTGGGCGCACGGGTCCTGACCGGGGCGGGCCTGCCCGCGCGTCCGGTCTCGACGGTCTTCGTCGGGGGCGGCACCCCGACCGTGCTGCCGGCCGACGACCTCGTCGCGATGCTGCGCGCGGTCGACGACGCGTGGGGCCTGGCCGACGGCGCCGAGGTGACCACCGAGGCGAACCCGGACTCCGTGACGCCCGCCTCGCTCGCGGCGCTCGCGGCGGGTGGTTTCACCCGCGTGTCGTTCGGGATGCAGTCCGCGGTGCCGCACGTGCTGGCCACCCTCGAGCGCACGCACGACCCGGCGCGCATCCCCGACGTCGTGCGCTGGGCGCGCGACGCGGGCCTGGCGGTGTCGCTCGACCTCATCTACGGCACGCCGGGCGAGTCGCTCGCGGACTGGCGGACGTCGCTCGAGGCGGCGCTCGCGACGGGTGTGGACCACGTCTCGGCGTATGCGCTCGTGGTCGAGGAGGGCACGCGCATGGCCGCGCAGGTGCGCCGTGGCGAGCTCGTGCTCCCGGACGCCGACGACCAGGCGGCCAAGTACGAGCTCGCGGACGACCTGCTGACCGGTGCGGGTCTGGGCTGGTACGAGGTGTCGAACTGGGCGCGCACGCCCGCGCACGCGTGCCGGCACAACCTCGCGTACTGGCGCGGCGACGACTGGTGGGGCGTGGGCCCCGGCGCGCACTCGCACGTGGGCGGTGTGCGCTGGTGGAACGTCAAGCACCCGCGTGCGTACGACGCGCGGCTCGCGGCAGGCCTCAGCCCCGCGGCGGGCCGCGAGGTGGTGGACGCCGAGGGCGCCGCGCTCGAGCGGCTCATGCTGGGCGTGCGGCTCGCGCAGGGCATGCCGCTGGAGTCCCTGACGTCCGCCGAGCGGCGCCGCGTGGCAGGTCTGGTGGCCGACGAGCTCGTCGACGGGCGGGCACTGCTGGCCGAGCGGCGGCTGCTGCTGACCCGACGCGGTCGGCTGCTGGCCGACCTCGTGGTGCGTGAGCTCGCGGGCTTCGGCTCCTGA
- a CDS encoding DUF4870 domain-containing protein, with product MSTTPPPDDKGWSAPPPPAQPYAAAAPPLRPDEEKTWALLAHLLPFVAGFLAPLIIWLVFKGRGAYLEHQAKESLNFQITLLIAYVVGGILTFVLIGIVVIFAAAIAQIVFQIMAAIAASKFEWYRYPASIRFIK from the coding sequence ATGAGCACGACTCCCCCGCCCGACGACAAGGGCTGGAGCGCGCCCCCGCCCCCCGCGCAGCCGTACGCCGCGGCCGCACCCCCGCTGCGCCCCGACGAGGAGAAGACCTGGGCGCTCCTGGCGCACCTGCTCCCGTTCGTCGCGGGCTTCCTCGCGCCGCTCATCATCTGGCTCGTGTTCAAGGGCCGCGGCGCGTACCTCGAGCACCAGGCCAAGGAGTCGCTCAACTTCCAGATCACGCTGCTCATCGCGTACGTGGTCGGCGGGATCCTGACGTTCGTGCTGATCGGCATCGTCGTGATCTTCGCGGCCGCGATCGCACAGATCGTGTTCCAGATCATGGCGGCCATCGCGGCCAGCAAGTTCGAGTGGTACCGCTACCCGGCGTCGATCCGCTTCATCAAGTAG
- a CDS encoding DUF3097 domain-containing protein → MDRYGSDVLGGGRAEHHRAPRVSRPQAAERGLVVEEVTTGWVGAVVRVEKSGGQHVVVLEDRRGRTRTFPLGPGFWVDGEPVLLTAPVTTTAPRAPERTASGSRAVHGAAARVARGSRIWVEGRHDAELVEKVWGDDLRLEGVVVELLDGVDHLLDAVRDFAPEPGRRVGVLVDHLLPGTKESRIAQEAMRTAPAGTVLVLGHPYVDVWQAVRPQRVGLTAWPTIERGTEWKHGILRELGWPADDQADVARAWKKILGSVRSYADLEPALLGRVEELIDFVTA, encoded by the coding sequence ATGGATCGGTACGGGTCGGACGTGCTGGGCGGGGGCCGGGCCGAGCACCACCGGGCGCCGCGGGTCTCGCGCCCGCAGGCGGCCGAGCGCGGTCTCGTCGTCGAGGAGGTCACCACCGGGTGGGTGGGCGCCGTCGTGCGCGTCGAGAAGTCCGGCGGGCAGCACGTGGTCGTGCTCGAGGACAGACGTGGCCGGACGCGCACGTTCCCGCTGGGTCCCGGGTTCTGGGTGGACGGCGAGCCCGTGCTGCTCACCGCGCCCGTCACGACGACCGCGCCCCGCGCACCCGAGCGCACCGCGTCGGGCTCGCGTGCCGTGCACGGCGCGGCCGCGCGCGTGGCCCGCGGCAGCCGCATCTGGGTCGAGGGCCGGCACGACGCCGAGCTCGTCGAGAAGGTCTGGGGCGACGACCTGCGTCTCGAGGGCGTCGTCGTCGAGCTGCTCGACGGCGTCGACCACCTGCTCGACGCCGTGCGGGACTTCGCGCCGGAGCCGGGCCGCCGCGTGGGCGTGCTGGTGGACCACCTGCTGCCCGGCACCAAGGAGTCCCGGATCGCGCAGGAGGCGATGCGCACGGCACCCGCAGGCACCGTCCTGGTGCTGGGTCACCCCTACGTCGACGTCTGGCAGGCGGTACGCCCGCAGCGCGTGGGGCTGACCGCCTGGCCCACGATCGAGCGGGGCACCGAGTGGAAGCACGGGATCCTGCGCGAGCTGGGCTGGCCCGCCGACGACCAGGCCGACGTCGCGCGCGCCTGGAAGAAGATCCTGGGCTCGGTGCGCTCCTACGCCGATCTCGAGCCGGCTCTGCTCGGCCGGGTCGAGGAGCTGATCGACTTCGTCACCGCCTGA